Part of the Nostoc sp. ATCC 53789 genome, AATTGCCCCCAGGTTTACTACTTTACCTGCTTTGGCACCATCTAAATCAACTATATGCAGTCTATTAGCACCCTGATCGACCCATTGTTTGGCAACATCAACGGGATTTTCGCTAAAAACTTGCGAGCGATCGTAGTCTCCCTGATACAGTCGCACACATCGACCTTCTAGTAAATCAATCGCTGGAATTACATCCATTTACTTCTCCCTCATAACTTAATGCAATTAAAACCCTAGCTATCGCTGAGGTTTCTATTTTTGATTTGTAATTGCCTTACAGCTTGTCCAAAACCTAGCACAAGCAAGATGTTAGAAAGAGTCAAAAATAATTCTGCACCACCATGCAACCAATCTACATTGGCCAAAGACTCGCCATAATGCAATTGGGCGTAAATTCCGGCTGGGATGGTGATAGCCACAAAAACGAGAGTACCGTAAAATCCATACAGCGCTAAACGCGGCATTTGCGGACTCCGCCTGATAAACCACAAGAAACCCAAATAGGGAAACAGTGAAAGTGCAAACAGGGTTTCTTTAGAAATCATCTAACCCTCCAGGAGACTCCCATCAAAACTGGTACTCCAGTTTGATGGCGAGAGGAATGGAGGGTTAATTGTGAAACGTTCCTTGAATGCATTTGTGCGTCAGCACAAACAATGAGAGGAACAGTTGAGCAATTAACAAGCCTCTTAACTTGCATACGAATAACCATCCTTTTTGTGAACAGTTTTACAATATTTGTAAGATATACCTTGGACTAATCCCTGCTTAGTTGAAAGATTAAAACTACCACTACTCCTGACTGCGACTCTTCCAACATATTGACCCACCTTTTTACCAGTGGTGACAACTGCTTTGACGATATCCCCAGTCTGAAAACCTTTAACAAATTTGAACCTGGGAACATAGCGCGAAGGAAAACCGTGTTTATCAGTACGACATGACTGTCTAGAACCATGTCCATTAGCTGTAATTAACAATGGCTTAACACCTCTAATATTTAAAATCGGAGTAGAAACACCCACAGCCGCAGCATCCAACCAGTGTGATTTCTCTAAATTTTGTTGGCTACGATTGAATTTAGTTAAACCACCGGAGCCTGTTTCTACTGGTAATCCAGTTGTCTTTAATGTATTCAATAATGCGAATCTAGTGGTATTAACTGCTGCTGCATCAGCCAATGGTCTTTTTGCTTGTTTCAAGATTTTCTCTAATCTAGAAGGGTCAGTTTTAAGAAACTCTTTAATATCCTTAGTCCCTTTTTTTGTGTTGCATTTTTCGCAACTCAAGCTGAGATTTGTAATTGAATTAGAACCTCCTTTTGCTCTTGGGTAGATGTGTTCTATCTGTAATGGCACGTCTTTAACTCCACAATAAGCGCATTGTCTACCCCATTTTTCAAGTAAATATTCTCTCGTTTCGTAACCAGCAAGCGTACCTTGTTGATACAATGAGCCTTGAATGTCTGGGTTACGCATCAATTGCATATCAAAGCGTACTAATTCCTGGCTAATGGCTGTGATCGGAGCAAAGCGTCGCAACTTCTCAATCCAAGTTTTGATATTTTTAACACGACTTTGCAAACTTGGTGCTAACCATCCTGGTGGACGAGTTCTATTCAAGAATCTTGGTTTGCGATATCTAGTTTTTCTGGCGCGTCTGCTACGCCTTAATTGCCTCCTTGAGGCAAGAGCATCCCTAATTGTAAAGCCCCTATGCTTTAATTCAGCCGCAAATACAACCTCTCCAGTTGAGTCGTTAACTAGTGCGATTCCAGTTACTTTTGCACCAGGATCAATTTTTAATCTTAATGGTGATATCGGTGAAGCAGTTCGAGTCTTCTCTGCGAGACGCTCCGCGAAGGCGGTTCCCGTCGAGTCGAAACTGCTGAACCCGATGGGAGAATCTGGGAACGATTCAACAAGAATTAAAGTGAACGGAAATTGTCTATAAATTGCTGCTTTTTTGTTTCTTAGTAATTGCCTCGCTTGCGCTGGATGAATTGGATTTAGTGGTGCTTTTTCGGAATCAATTACAAATACTTTGGACATTTCTGCCCCTCCTTTCGGGTAAAGTTAGCCTGGACAATGATTTCAAGGCTTTTTACGTCAACGACACTAGCTTCAACCCAATATGCTTGTTTAATCGTTGACCTTAGAGCTACAAACTGGCACGTATTTGTAGGTAAGATGACCTGAAAATCGTAGTGAGTTAACACGCTTGTCGGGTAAACTCTGGGCGATTAATTGCCCCTACCATATTGCTCTTAGCAATTGGTGGTGGGTAGTTTACTGCTCTAATTTGATAGGTTCTGGTTCAACAGTGTTAGAAGATTTGGTAGAACGCCAAATCAAAAACGCTGCTGCCCAAAGCGTAAAATTACCAACTAAGGTCATGGTAGCTTGAAGTGTTACCAGCCATTCCAGAGATTCGGCGTTGTCAAAATAATGCCAGGTACAAGCACACATAGCGCTAACTAAAGCTGGTAACATAGCAAGGGATAATCCCCACCAATTGCGGTTATTAGTGAGTTCGCCGTAAGTCCAGATTAACCAAATGGCAACAATCCACTCTATAACGCTAGAAATATGAATAATCCAGGTGGGAATCGATAGGGTGTGCATAAGAAAGTTAGGAATTAAAGACGCGGAATTTAGTGTCTGTACTGGAGTTAAGAGTCAATAGTATTAATTTTTTTGTTTTTCTATGGTCTTATTTTCCTACAATACAATTCATCTTTTGTTGGCAGGATGGCATCAACGTTTTAAAAAAAGTTGTTAATCTAAAATCTAAAATCCAAAATGGTCAAGATGCGGGCGTTATTGTCTGGGTATTACGGTAAAGGTAATGGTGGTGACGAGGCTTTGTTAGCAACGCTCTTGCAAATGTTACCATCTCACGTAACCCCTGTGGTACTTTCGGGAAATCCAGAGGAAACGCGCGATCGCTACAATGTAGAAACTTTCGATCGCATGGCTCCCTTAGCTGTGCTGCAAGCTTTACGCTCAAGTGATGCCTTGATTTGGGGCGGCGGGAGTATTATTCAAGATGTTACCAGCACTATCAGCCCCTTTTATTATGGGGGAATGATGGCATTGGCGCAGAAAATGGGTTTGAAAACTGTTGCTTGGGCGCAGGGTATTGGCCCCTTGGTACGTCCGCAAACTCGTTGGTTAGCGCGGCAAACCTTTGGTAATTGTACCAAAGTTAGTGTCCGCGATCGCGCCAGCGCTGCTTTATTATCTGATTGGGAAATTCCTTGTATTATAGCTCCTGACCCGGTTTGGGCGTTGGAATCTAAACCAGTACCGGGACTTTGGGATTTACCTGCGCCGAGAGTTGCGGTAACGTTGCGATCGCATCCCCTACTTACCGAAACCCGTCTGTCAAATTTAACCCGTGCTTTGGTTGACTTTCAAAAAGCTACGCAGGCTTTTATCTTACTACTGCCATTTCAAAAAAGTGAAGATTTAAGTATTGCCGAAGCTATTCAACCCCACCTTAAAGATGTCAGCCAGATTTTATGTCTGGAAGATCCACAACTTTTGAAAGGTGTATTTCGCAGTGTTGAAATGGCAATTGGGATGCGTCTACACAGCTTGATTATGGCTGCTGCTGAAGGTTGTCGTTGCTTTGCTCTTAGTTATGACCCCAAGGTAAATCGTCTTATGGAAGACTTAGAAATGCCTGGGTGGGATTTGGCGAGTTTACCCGATGATCCTAATTTGATTAGTCTAACTTGGATGGAGCATTATGCTAATGGCGATCCTTTATCAGCAGAGCAAATACAATCTTTAGTAGATAGGGCATTAATCCACCGCGAGGTATTGAGCCAAGTTTTTATTTGACACTCTCCAGCCATAAATAGCGGAGATTCTAGATGGGTAATTTTCAAACTTTTATAAATTGATTATAAAAAATACTCAAGCATCATTTATGACAAAATATATCACTTATGTTATCTAGGATATACAGAAATAATTCTTGAGATCATTGCTGATGATAAACTTTGGTTTTTGGAACCTAATTATAGTAATTGTAGTTGCATTGGTTCTGAAAAATAATTGGCGACTAGACGATGATGAGAAGGTAGCCTGGAAAAATTCTTTATTCTTAAAATCTTCTGTTATCCAACGATTGATGCAATTTTTTTGTCAACCAATTGTTAACTTTATCATTCAAGCAGTTGTTGTATTAGTAGTCACAAGATTTCTCTGTTATACAGGTTGGCTAGTTTATTCCCTAAATCAGCCAAATCCACCTTTATGGGATTTTAAATGGTTTTATGTGGCGAGTAAATTGGCTCATCAGCATTTGAGTCCTTTTAATGTCGAGATTTTTAACCAAAGTTTCTGTAGCCTAACTAAAACGTGTGGATTTATTCCACCATTTGTCTATCCACCTAATATTATTCCTCTTATCTGGTTTCTCGGTTATTTTCCGATCAATACTGCATTTACAATCTGGATTGTGATGCATATATTAGCAATCGGCTTGGCCTTATGGGGAACGAATATCCTCCTAGAATCGAAGTCGCCAGCTTTCAGAACTATTTGCACAATCTCGGCTGCCTTAATTTATGGTTTAGTTCGCGATCTTCAAGTTGGTAATCTTGCCATTTTCGTTGCGGTTCTCATCTTATGGATGTTTATCTTAGCTAGAAAATATCAGGATATTCCAGCCGGACTTTGCTTGGGTATTGCCGTTTGTAAACCAACATTAGCTGCATTATTCATTCTATATTTTCTATTTAAAAGACGCTTTTCTCTAGTTTTTGTATCTGTTATCACAGGAACTTCTTTAGTATTTTTAGGTCTAACATTAACAGGCAATTCTGTGACACAATACCTACCAGATACGGCTCGTGGATTTTCACTCTGGCTTAACGATCCATCGAATAGTCCCTATCTTTCAATTACTCGCCTAGATTTGATGGTAGTGGGCCCAAGATTATTACCCAATAATCCATTATTTGCCAAGTTATTGTCAGACTTTATTGTTCTGATACTTGTTGGTTTCGTGGGTTGGTATTGGTATCTACAACAATCTATTACAGCCTGGTCAAAAGAAATATACTTAGCCGAAATGGTACTAGTTTCTTGCTTGAGTATTGCCATTAATTATTCACAGCAAACTAGTACTGTGATGTTAATACCTGCGGTTGTTTTTTTGCTGAATGATTTGCTATATCAAATCAGGTATTATAAATTCTCTATGAAAAGAATGTCTGTTTGGTTTGCAGGGGTTTGCTTTCTAGCAGTGCAAACAGCAGTTATTCATGGCTGGCTCATCGGTTCTCTAGCAAATCGCTGGAACGTGAAAGCAGGGAAATTACCCTACTTTCTGAAAGTAACGATCTTCGCGCTACCGAGTTATGCAATTCTAGGAATCACCCTGAGCATTTTAGTCTTAGCAATTAGTTCACTGCGTCAAAAACAGGTTTTAAAATTTGAACCTTAAAATCCAATACAGTACAAAATCCTGGGTTTTGAGACGCGATAAATCGCCGTCTCTACAAGTGTTTTGGTCTTATCTGAACTGTATTGCTTTAAAATTGGTGTCAATTTAGAACACCAAGATTAAAACCAGTTTTACCTTTTACCACTAACAATCCCTGACCATTGAACTTTTTTCTCTTGCTCTCGGCGATAAGAAAAGAAATGCTCTGGAGTTTGGAAAGTACAATAAGGTGCGATCGCAATTTGTTCTGCACTAATCCCCATGTTTTCCAGTTGTAAGGTATTCACTCGCCGCACATCCAACCTTACTTTTCCTGGATTGGGATCTTTTAGTAAAGGTGAATTGGGTAATTCATGCAATGCTTGAACAATTTTTTCTTCGTCATTATGTGATATAATACTAGCCCCAATTTCGGCAGCCACTTCTATTGAGACTTGGTAAACCTCACCAGCGATCGCAGGGCCCATTGCAATGCGTAAATCATCAAGTTTGCTGCCTTGAGATTGTAATCTAGCGATCGCTAGGGGCACAATCTTCTTAGCAGTCCCCCGCCAACCCGCGTGTAATGCTGCCACCCGTCCAGTTTTCACATCCCCAATCAACACAGGTGTACAATCTGCACTAGCTACCCAAACGGCTTGGAGAGGCTGTTCGCTCATTAAACCATCCGCCGATGCTAAATCATCCTCAGCAGTGCTTAAGAAGCTTTCAACTTCTTGGGGGGTGAGAACAGTATTGCCATGAACCTGCTTTAAGCGATAGACTGATCCCTCTGGTTGCAATACTTCTGTCATAACTTGTGGCGATCGCGGCCAAAACTGCTGGGTAAAGAAGCCGTGATGCCAATGTTCCAGAATACTACAAGTTAGATAAGGCAGTCCTTCCCAATTGCGCCAGTGCCAAGTGTGCATCTTCAACCAAACCTAAACAAAAATCACTCATCAGCCAATCAATGCTAACTTGAACAACGGAATTTGGGTTAACTGCTGTGGGATTTAATCTGCAAAACTTGGAATCAGCCTTGAAAGCAGGGCGTAAGCACACATATTTACCATTTTCCCTCCACTTTTTTGAAAGCGTCTCCTCAACAAACCAAACCCTCTGGAACTTACTCCACCAAGGCGCTATTTCCGGAACAGTAGTCATCGCCACTCAGCAATCTGCTGGGCGGGGACAATGGGGACGCGAGTGGATTTCTCCAGTTGGGGGATTATATGTTTCCGTGGCGATTTCTTTCGACCACAAAATAGAAGCTACTGACAGCTACCAGCTAACTTTCGCTACTGCTTGGGGAATTGCATCTCAATTGCGCCAATGTGGTATAGATGTTGGGATAAAATGGCCCAATGATTTAGTTTTAAATAGTCGCAAATTAGGCGGCATTTTGACAGAAACCAAAGTAAACAAAGGACAAATCACCCAAGCAGTAATTGGTGTTGGTATTAACTGGACAAATCCAGTACCCGAAACTGGAATTAATCTGGAATCGTGGCAAGCTTCCCAAGATTTCAGACCAATCTCTTGTCTGGAAATACTCACCTCTACAGTCTTACTGGGAATAGAATCCGGTATGGAGTGCCTTCAACAAGAAGGAGTAAGCATACTCTTGTCTCGCTATCTAGACTTGCTTACAAATATGGGCGATCGGGTGTATGTCAATAATCTTTTTGGTACTGTAGTTGGGGTGACACCTCAAGGAAATTTACGAGTTGATTTAGAAACAGATGATACAAAGGAACTAATTACACCGGAAATTTATATTCAACCCGGTACAATCAGTTTGGGGTACCATAAATCTTCCGTTTAAATTTGAGGTTTGTTCAAAATTTCGCTCTTTGGGCAAGACAAACCACTAGCATCATCTCTTTAGGCTAATTACACACAACTGAGAGAACAAATGACGCAGCGCAATAATTCTGCCCATCATCGTTTGCATTTATGGCAGCAAGGTCTAACAAAAAAACGTTTTGCCTCAACACTACCAGCCCAGAGCCTCTGTTGGCTGAGTAGCGTCAGCCTCCTTAGCGGCGGCTTTGTGTTTGCCCAAACAGAAACACAAGTAGATAACATCGTTCCCACTGTTGAAACTTCCCAGCCAACAGTAGTTCCAAATCTAGTAAAAAAGCAGGCTGTTGCACCCGAAGCAATTCAAGCACAACCGGAATTTTCCCAACGGCGAGCCAGACTCAAACAGAGACTACGCAAGCCAGAGGTAGCTCAATCAAAAGAACCAATTAGGCAGTCTACGCCCAAAATTGAAGCTGCTGAACCTGTTGTTATTATCAGACAGTCAAAACCCAAAGTAGAAACCACCCAGGTTACTCCTATAAGGGTGAGACAGGAAAAACCCAATACCCCTGTCCGCTATGCACCTGAAAAACTCCCAGAAGTTGCTCAACCATCGAATAACTCCAACAGTTCTGTTAGTGCAACGCCAGGTAAAACCAAGGATTATAATAACGCCTATATTGATCCTAATAGTTATGACAATGGTGCTACAGGTACTTATCAAGCACCAAATTCTGTAATTCTCACAGAACGCTCTAGTGGTTGCCGAGCCATTTTGCCTTCAGGACAAAGCGTATTAGGCGGCGTTTGCGCCAAAGTACCCCAAAGGAATGTAGCTGATTCTAATGGTAAAGCAGCACCTAATTGGCTAAGAAGAAGTCAAAACGCCCAATTGCCAGTAGTTTCAACCGCGCGGCAAGTTGCAACGACTGGCAACAACAGCAGATGGCGTGCTACTCAAAATGGTTATAGTGGTGACACCAAGACCGCATATCGCCCAAATCGGTTTATCCCGAGTCCCAGCGAATTCAGCCCCACAAGAGTGAGTGCAACTCCTATCGCACCCAGTGGCGGGACTTTACCGCCACCAATGGCAGATGGCAACATTGCACCCCGTCCCAGTAACGTAGCTTACGACTTCTCACTAGCATCGGTATTGCCACAAATTCCCTACACAGGTGCAGTTGCCTATAATGGGACGGGGATGATGTATCCCTTGTCTATACCCGCTCCCATTACCTCGTTGTTTGGTTGGCGAGTTCATCCAATTACAGGTAATCAACGCTTCCATGCTGGTACAGACTTAGGTGCGCCTACGGGAACACCAGTTTTAGCAGCAGCAGCTGGTCAAGTCGAAACTGCTAACTGGATGGGTGGTTA contains:
- a CDS encoding biotin--[acetyl-CoA-carboxylase] ligase: MGFNLQNLESALKAGRKHTYLPFSLHFFESVSSTNQTLWNLLHQGAISGTVVIATQQSAGRGQWGREWISPVGGLYVSVAISFDHKIEATDSYQLTFATAWGIASQLRQCGIDVGIKWPNDLVLNSRKLGGILTETKVNKGQITQAVIGVGINWTNPVPETGINLESWQASQDFRPISCLEILTSTVLLGIESGMECLQQEGVSILLSRYLDLLTNMGDRVYVNNLFGTVVGVTPQGNLRVDLETDDTKELITPEIYIQPGTISLGYHKSSV
- a CDS encoding DUF3593 domain-containing protein; the protein is MISKETLFALSLFPYLGFLWFIRRSPQMPRLALYGFYGTLVFVAITIPAGIYAQLHYGESLANVDWLHGGAELFLTLSNILLVLGFGQAVRQLQIKNRNLSDS
- the csaB gene encoding polysaccharide pyruvyl transferase CsaB, with the protein product MRALLSGYYGKGNGGDEALLATLLQMLPSHVTPVVLSGNPEETRDRYNVETFDRMAPLAVLQALRSSDALIWGGGSIIQDVTSTISPFYYGGMMALAQKMGLKTVAWAQGIGPLVRPQTRWLARQTFGNCTKVSVRDRASAALLSDWEIPCIIAPDPVWALESKPVPGLWDLPAPRVAVTLRSHPLLTETRLSNLTRALVDFQKATQAFILLLPFQKSEDLSIAEAIQPHLKDVSQILCLEDPQLLKGVFRSVEMAIGMRLHSLIMAAAEGCRCFALSYDPKVNRLMEDLEMPGWDLASLPDDPNLISLTWMEHYANGDPLSAEQIQSLVDRALIHREVLSQVFI
- the iscB gene encoding RNA-guided endonuclease IscB, giving the protein MSKVFVIDSEKAPLNPIHPAQARQLLRNKKAAIYRQFPFTLILVESFPDSPIGFSSFDSTGTAFAERLAEKTRTASPISPLRLKIDPGAKVTGIALVNDSTGEVVFAAELKHRGFTIRDALASRRQLRRSRRARKTRYRKPRFLNRTRPPGWLAPSLQSRVKNIKTWIEKLRRFAPITAISQELVRFDMQLMRNPDIQGSLYQQGTLAGYETREYLLEKWGRQCAYCGVKDVPLQIEHIYPRAKGGSNSITNLSLSCEKCNTKKGTKDIKEFLKTDPSRLEKILKQAKRPLADAAAVNTTRFALLNTLKTTGLPVETGSGGLTKFNRSQQNLEKSHWLDAAAVGVSTPILNIRGVKPLLITANGHGSRQSCRTDKHGFPSRYVPRFKFVKGFQTGDIVKAVVTTGKKVGQYVGRVAVRSSGSFNLSTKQGLVQGISYKYCKTVHKKDGYSYAS
- a CDS encoding glycosyltransferase family 87 protein; translation: MINFGFWNLIIVIVVALVLKNNWRLDDDEKVAWKNSLFLKSSVIQRLMQFFCQPIVNFIIQAVVVLVVTRFLCYTGWLVYSLNQPNPPLWDFKWFYVASKLAHQHLSPFNVEIFNQSFCSLTKTCGFIPPFVYPPNIIPLIWFLGYFPINTAFTIWIVMHILAIGLALWGTNILLESKSPAFRTICTISAALIYGLVRDLQVGNLAIFVAVLILWMFILARKYQDIPAGLCLGIAVCKPTLAALFILYFLFKRRFSLVFVSVITGTSLVFLGLTLTGNSVTQYLPDTARGFSLWLNDPSNSPYLSITRLDLMVVGPRLLPNNPLFAKLLSDFIVLILVGFVGWYWYLQQSITAWSKEIYLAEMVLVSCLSIAINYSQQTSTVMLIPAVVFLLNDLLYQIRYYKFSMKRMSVWFAGVCFLAVQTAVIHGWLIGSLANRWNVKAGKLPYFLKVTIFALPSYAILGITLSILVLAISSLRQKQVLKFEP
- the pgeF gene encoding peptidoglycan editing factor PgeF, with translation MHTWHWRNWEGLPYLTCSILEHWHHGFFTQQFWPRSPQVMTEVLQPEGSVYRLKQVHGNTVLTPQEVESFLSTAEDDLASADGLMSEQPLQAVWVASADCTPVLIGDVKTGRVAALHAGWRGTAKKIVPLAIARLQSQGSKLDDLRIAMGPAIAGEVYQVSIEVAAEIGASIISHNDEEKIVQALHELPNSPLLKDPNPGKVRLDVRRVNTLQLENMGISAEQIAIAPYCTFQTPEHFFSYRREQEKKVQWSGIVSGKR
- a CDS encoding M23 family metallopeptidase, which produces MTQRNNSAHHRLHLWQQGLTKKRFASTLPAQSLCWLSSVSLLSGGFVFAQTETQVDNIVPTVETSQPTVVPNLVKKQAVAPEAIQAQPEFSQRRARLKQRLRKPEVAQSKEPIRQSTPKIEAAEPVVIIRQSKPKVETTQVTPIRVRQEKPNTPVRYAPEKLPEVAQPSNNSNSSVSATPGKTKDYNNAYIDPNSYDNGATGTYQAPNSVILTERSSGCRAILPSGQSVLGGVCAKVPQRNVADSNGKAAPNWLRRSQNAQLPVVSTARQVATTGNNSRWRATQNGYSGDTKTAYRPNRFIPSPSEFSPTRVSATPIAPSGGTLPPPMADGNIAPRPSNVAYDFSLASVLPQIPYTGAVAYNGTGMMYPLSIPAPITSLFGWRVHPITGNQRFHAGTDLGAPTGTPVLAAAAGQVETANWMGGYGLTVILNHKSAEQTLYGHMSEILVQPGQWVQPGTLIGRVGSTGASTGPHLHFEVRHLTPNGWVATDPGVELQSALSQLVRGLQTAQVSQEPGS
- a CDS encoding DUF2499 domain-containing protein is translated as MHTLSIPTWIIHISSVIEWIVAIWLIWTYGELTNNRNWWGLSLAMLPALVSAMCACTWHYFDNAESLEWLVTLQATMTLVGNFTLWAAAFLIWRSTKSSNTVEPEPIKLEQ